The Flavobacterium galactosidilyticum nucleotide sequence CGCAAGATAAAATTGCAGCTTATCAAACTTTATACACTTGTTTATTGACCATTAGTAAGCTTGGAGCGCCTATAGCACCATTCTTCATGGACAAGCTTTATAGAGACTTAACATTGGCAACGCAGTCAGAGCAATTTGATAGTGTACATTTGGCTGAATTCCCTAAATACGTTGACAACTTTGTTGATAAATCGTTAGAGAGCAAAATGCAGAAAGCACAGACCATATCTTCACTAGTTTTATCACTTAGAAAAAAGGAAATGATCAAGGTGCGTCAACCTTTGCAAAAGGTAATGATACCGGTGCTTGACGAGAGACAGAAGGCTGAAATTGAGGCTGTTTCTGAGCTGATAAAAGCGGAGGTAAACGTGAAAGAAATTGTGCTTTTAGATGATGCCTCAGGTGTTTTGGTTAAGCAAATTAAACCTAATTTTAAAGCGCTAGGACCGCGCTTTGGCAAGGATATGGGCTTGGTTTCTAAGGAGATACAAGGCTTGTCGAAAGAAGAAATTAGTCAGTTTGATAAGGTAGGAAGCTTAGAGATTGTTATTGCAGGAAATACCGTAACTTTAACTTTAGAAGATGTAGAAATTTCCTCGCAAGATATTGAGGGTTGGTTAGTGGCAAATGCTAATGGAATCACCGTTGCACTTGACATTACAATATCTGATGAGCTGAAACAAGAAGGCATCGCAAGAGAATTAGTAAACAGGATTCAGAATATCCGTAAAGATTCTGGATTTGAAGTTACAGATAAAATTAAAGTTGAATTGAAGAGAGATGGTGTTTTAGAAATGGCTATTCTTAAAAATGAAGAATATATTAAATCTGAAACATTAACAAGCGATTTGGTTTTTGTGGATGAAATAGAAAACGGTACAGAAATTGAGTTTGACGAAATAAAAACAATGATATTAATTACAAAATAATACGAAAATGGCAGACGAAACAGCAAGATACTCTGATGCAGAATTAGCAGAGTTCAAAGAGATTATCCTGAACAAGATGCAGAAAGCACAATCTGATTTAGATTTGATCAAAAGTGCTTACATGAATGACTTGAACAACGGGACTGATGACACTTCGCCTACATTTAAAGCTTTTGAAGAAGGAAGCGAAACAATGTCTAAAGAAGCAAATTCACAATTAGCTATTCGTCAAGAAAAGTTTATTCGTGACTTGAAAAATGCACTATTCCGTGTTGAGAACAGAACATACGGTGTTTGTAAGGTTACAGGTAAATTGATTGGTAAAGAGAGACTAAAAATCGTTCCTCATGCAACAATGAGTATAGAAGCAAAGAACTTACAACGATAAGAAAGTAACAATTTCAATATTAAATTCCAAATTCCAATAATTAACTAAAAATTATTGAAATTTGGAATTTAGCTTTTAGAATTTACCTACTTTTGCCCATTAAAATTTTTAAAAATGTCATTACGAAAAGCATATCTCCTTATTTTTATTCTATTGCTTGTTGATCAAGTTTCAAAAATATACATTAAAACTAATTTCATTTTAGGTGAAGAAGTTAAGGTGTTTAATTGGTTTAAGATCTTGTTTATAGAAAATGAGGGAATGGCTTGGGGAACCGAAAT carries:
- a CDS encoding TraR/DksA family transcriptional regulator, whose amino-acid sequence is MADETARYSDAELAEFKEIILNKMQKAQSDLDLIKSAYMNDLNNGTDDTSPTFKAFEEGSETMSKEANSQLAIRQEKFIRDLKNALFRVENRTYGVCKVTGKLIGKERLKIVPHATMSIEAKNLQR